The segment GGGGCCGCGTGTTGCGGGGCGACAGAAACCGGAACCGGTAGACTTATAGGGAGAGAAGAGATGGACCTGAGTTACTCAGACGAAGAAAAGGCGTTCCGCGACGAAGTCCGCACCTTTCTGGCAGAAAAGCTGCCGAAGGAGCTGCGCGATAAGGTTGCAGGCACCGATGGTGAAGGGCTGACCAAAGCCGATATGGAACGCTGGCACGCGATTCTGAACGAACAGGGCTGGCTGGTGCCCAACTGGCCCAAGAAATTCGGCGGCGCCGAATGGAACGCCGTGCAAAAGCACATTTTCGAAGAAGAAGCCGCCGCCGCCGATGCGCCGCGCATTGTGCCGTTCGGTTTTTCGATGTTGGCCCCCGTGCTGCATAAATTCGGTTCTCAGGAGCAAAACGATTACTGGCTGCCCCGCATGCTGAACGGCGATGACTGGTGGTGTCAGGGCTATTCCGAACCGGGTGCGGGTTCCGACCTTGCCTCGCTGAAAACCACGGCTGTCAAGAACGAGGCGGGCACGCATTACATCGTGAACGGCCAGAAGACATGGACGACACTGGGCCAGCACGCCAACATGATCTTCTGTCTGGTGCGCACCGACAAGGATGTGAAACAGCAGGAAGGCATTTCATTCCTGTTGATCGACATGAACACACCGGGCATCGAAGTGCGCCCGATCATCCTGCTGGACGGTGCCCATGAGGTGAATGAAGTCTGGTTCACAGACGTCGAGGTGCCCGTTGAGAACCTTGTTGGCGAAGAGAACAAGGGCTGGACCTATGCGAAATATCTGCTGACGCATGAGCGTACGAATATTGCTGGTGTCGGTTTCTCTCAGGCGGGTCTGAACACGGTTAAACGTCTGGCAAAATCCGAAATGGCGGGCGGCAAGCCGCTGATCCAGAACCCGCATTTTGCAGCACGCGTCGCGCAGGTCGAAATTGACCTAAAGGCGATGGCGACCACAAACATGCGCATCATCGCCAAAGCGGCCGGTGGCGGCACACCGGGCATCGAGGCCTCGATGCTTAAGGTCAAGGGAACGATTATCCGTCAGGAAATCAACGACTTGGCGCGCCGTGCGGCAGGGGCCTATGCGATGCCGTTTGCCTCTGAAGCGGTCGAAGGATCGAACGCGGGCTTGCCTGATCCATTGGGCGCAGGACCAGTCGCGGCCAAGTATTTCAACAACCGTAAACTGTCGATCTTTGGCGGTTCCAACGAAATCCAGCGCGGTATTATCGCCAAAGTAAGCATGGGAGGATAAGCCATGAATTTCGAGCTGACAGAAGAGCGGCAAATGCTGCAAGACACGCTGCGCCGTTTTTTGCGGGACCGGTATGACACGGCAACGCGCAACACCATCCTCGACAGTGCAACCGGTATGTCCACGGATATCTGGAACGAACTGGCCGAACTGGGCGTGATCGGCGCGCTGTTCACGGAAGAGCAGGGCGGTTTCGGCGGCAAGGGTTTCGACATCGCGGTGGTCTTTGAAGAACTGGGCCGCGCGGGCGTGGTCGAACCGTTCCTTGACACGGCGGTTCTTGCCGGCGGACTGGTGGCGGATTTGGGCAACGAGACCCAAGCTGCGCTGGTAGAAGAGATCATCGGCGGTGCGTGCCAGATGGCCTTTGCCCATGGCGAACCGACCAGCCGGTATGACCTGAACCGGGTTCAGAGCACAGCCAAAGCAGATGGCGACAACGTCGTTCTAAACGGCCACAAAGCCGTTGTGATCAATGCCGAAGCGGCGGATCATCTGGTCATTTCGGCCCGCGAAAGCGGACAGCCGGGTGAAGATGCAGGGATTTCCCTGTTCCTTGTTCCTGCAGATACCAAGGGCATCACAATGCAGGGCTATGCCCTGCTGGCCGGTGGCCGTGCTGCCGAAGTCATGCTGGATGATGTGACCATTCCTGCTTCCATGAGACTTGGCAAAGCGGGCGCGGCATTCGCCGCCATCGAAGCGCGCACTGCTGCCGCATCGGTCGCCCAATGCGCCGAAACCTTGGGGGCGATGGAAACCGCGACAGCCTTGACCAAAGATTACCTGATGACGCGCAAACAGTTTGGCCGCCCGATCGGGACGTTTCAGGCGCTTGCACATCGCATGTCTGACCTGTTGATCGAGATGGAACAGGCGCGTTCCGCGGTGATCAATGCCGCCGGCCATCTGGAAGGCGACCGCAAGACCCGCGAGGTGAATGTTTCTGCAACGAAAAACCTCATGGGGCGCGCGGGACGTCTGGTGGCCGAGGACAGCATCCAGATGCACGGCGGTATTGCGATGACGCAAGAATACGAACTGGCCCATATCGCCAAGCGTATTGTCATGGGTGACCATCGGTTTGGGGATACGGATCACCATCTCGAGCGGTTCATCGCCCTCGCCGCTGCATGAGCGGAGGGCATGACGTGAGCCCCTTGCCGGATGAAGCTTACCTGATCCGCGACGAAACGGGCACGCAAACGCTGATCGGATATGTCGTCGACATATCCGATCCGCCGCGCGCGCATTGTTGGTTGAATGTCGGCCCGACCCATACGAACCGGCACAATGTCCTGCACGGGGGCATTACCGGCTGTCTGCTCGACAATGCCAGCGGCACAGCAGGTTCCCTGACGGTTGATCCGTCAGGCACCGCGCCGTTTCTGACCATTTCCATGACCACGCAATTTATTGCGCCCGGTCGTCCTGGATGGGTGAAGGCCACGGGCACGGTGATTGGGGGCGGGCGCAGTCTGCTCTATATCAACGCTGTGCTGGCGCAGGACGACGGCACGGTGATTGCCACCTCGACAGGTGTGTTCAAACGGGTGCCGCAGGAGAAACTGACATGAGCGCACGTATCGAGGATCTTGGCGACCGGCTGATCATCTGGAATGGCAATGCGGAAAAACGCGGGGCGCTGTCGCCGGAGCTTTATGACTGCATCAACGCCGCTATGGAGCAGGCGCAGGACCCCCGCATTCGTGCGGTGATCCTGACCTCCGAGGGCAGTTTCTTTTGCGCGGGCGGGGATCTGAACGTGTTGATCGAACGCCGCCGGATTACCGAACCTGAACGTCGCGTGAAGGTCGATGAGTTGCATGATTTGCTGCGCGGCATCCGCGCGTGCCCCGTGCCGGTGATCGCTGCTGTCGAGGGGGGGGCCGCGGGTGCGGGCCTCAGCCTTGCGCTGGCTTGTGATCTGATTGTCGCCGCTAAAGACGCAAAGTTCACAGCCGCTTACGTTAAGGCAGGGTTGGTGCCGGACGGCGGGCTGACGTCGGCAATGTCGCGACTGTTGCCCCGCCCCATGGTCATGGAAATGTGCCTGATGGGTCGTCCGGTCATGGCCACACGGTTTGCTGAACTGGGCGCGATCAATCGTGTGGCAGGGTCGGGCAAGGCGATGGAGGAGGCGATGGCGCTGGCGGATCATCTGGCCACAGGCCCGCGCGAGGCACAGGGCGTGATACGCGGACTGGTGTCGCAGGCATATGAGACGAGCGAAGCAGAACAACTGGATGCAGAGCGTAACGCGATGGCGTCTGCAGCCGGTAAAGACGAGGCCGCTGAAGGTATTGCGGCATTTTTGGAAAAACGTCCGGCGTCCTACAAATAGGACCGCTGGTTAGGGAGAAGATGAGATGGCAAGGGTAGAGGCATTTTTGGCCGATCAGGTCGCGGTGCGCGCGGATGCGATGGCGTTAACAGACAGTATCGGCACAGCATGGAGCTTTGCAGATCTGGACCGCGCCAGCGATGCGTTGGCGGACGTGCTGCGCGCCGCTGGTGTTTCGGCAAATGATCGCGTTTTGATGTTGTCGGAAAACTGTGCCGCTGCGGTTGCGGCATTGTTCGCCTGTTGGAAGATGGATGCAGTGGTGATCCCCGTGAACGCGCGCCAGACCGAGGGAGAGGTCAAGCGCATCATGGATCACGCCACCCCGGCGGCAGTGTTGATGACATCGGCGGTTTCAAAGGATGCTTTGCAACACGCCGAACGGATGGGGGCGACAGAACAAACCGGTGCCTTCGGTTCGATGCATCTAGCCGCTTTGCCGTCCAACCCTGATGCTGACCTGCATGATGTGGCCACGCTGCTTTATACAACGGGCACAACGGGTGACCCCAAAGGGGTGATGATGACGCATGACAACATGCGCTTCGGGGGCATGGCGTCTTCGGGTCTGCGCGATATGACCGCGGATGATGTGGTCTATGGGGTGCTGCCCCTGACCCATGTTTTCGGCTTGGTTTCTGTCATTACCGGTGCGTGTTATTCGGGGGCAACGGTGCAGCAAGAGGCACGTTTCTCGGCCAAGGCGTTGTATGATGCAATCATGAACGGCGTCACGGTATTGCCCGCCGTGCCACAGATGCACGCGCTTGTAATGCAATATACCAAAGAGCAGGGGCTGAGTAAGCTCGACTCGCCCAGCCTGCGCTATGTGTCCTCTGGTGGTGCGCCGCTGGATCCGGCGTGGAAACGCAAAGCCGAAGCCTTTTATGGGCTGCCATTGCAAAACGGCTTTGGCATGACCGAGACGACTTCGGGGGCTTCTGCCACGCGCAACGCCTTGGGGTCACCGGATATCTCCGTAGGTCCGCCGACGCCGGGCACTGAAGTCAAAATTGACGATCAGGCCCCCGGGGGCAATGGCAACGGAACCGGCGAACTACTGGTCCGCGGCCCCCACGTGATGAAGGGCTATTACCGCAATCCGGTCGAAACGGATAAGGCGCTGAGCGCGGACGGTTGGTTGCGCACGGGAGATCTGGGCAAGATAGACGAGGTGGGGCACATCCACATTCTGGGCCGCTCCAAAGAACTGATCATTCACGGCGGGTTCAATGTTTACCCGCCCGAGGTCGAGGCCGCGTTGAACGATCACCCGCAGGTGATCCAGTCTGCCGTCATCGGTCGCATGAAAGACGGCGACGAGCAGGTGCTTGCCTTTGTCCAGATTGCCGAAGGGGATGATCTGGAGGCAGCGGAGCTGCGTGATTTTGTGAAAGAACGCTTGACCGGTTACAAGCGGCCCAGCCAGATCGTGCTGGGCACCAGCTTGCCTGCGGCCCCGACAGGCAAAATCCTGAAACACAAATTGCTTGAGGCATTTGCCGATCAGCTGGAGTAGCGCTGCTCCTCCAGCTGCTGGTGGCTTGCGAGGGCGTTAAACGTAGACGCCTTCGGCCGCCGCACGAATTGCTTTAATGTTGGTGCCGTAGGGGGCGGGGTCGCTTACTGACCCGCCTCTGAACACCGCAGAACCGGCAACCAGCACATCGGCCCCTGCCTGTGCAACGATGGGGGCTGTATTCACGTCCACACCGCCGTCGATTTCGATGTGAACCGGACGGTCACCGATCATCTGGCGCAGGGTTTTGATTTTGTCGCTCATGTCGATAAATTTCTGACCGCCGAAACCGGGGTTTACCGTCATCACACAGATCAGATCGGTTAGATCCAGTAAATGCGCCACGCTTTCGGCTGGCGTGCCGGGGTTCAGAGCAACGCCTGCCTTGGCACCGGTTGCGCGGATCGCCTGCAAAGTGCGGTGGATGTGCGGGCCAGCTTCGATATGGGCGGTGATCACGTCAGCACCGGCTTGGGCGAAGGCATCGATATAGGGATCGACGGGGGCAATCATCAGATGCACGTCCATCACGCCCTTGATGTGCGGGCGGATCGCTGCGCAGGTGGCGGGACCAAAGCTGATGTTCGGCACGAAGTGGCCATCCATCACGTCGACATGAACCCAATCGGCGCCTTCTGCCTCGACGGCGGCGCATTCGGCCCCGAAATTGGCAAAGTCGGCGGCAAGAATGGAGGGGGCGATTTTGATGCTGCGGTCAAAGGTCATAACGGAGGCTCCTGTTTTGCGCTTCTTAGCGGGGCCGGGCGCGCGAGGGAAGTGCCACAGCGTTGAACGGCAGGATAAAGCCCGCGGTGTCACACCTTGTAGTAATCGCGATACCAGTCGACAAAATGCTGGATGCCGGTGGCGATGGGCGTGACAGGACGTTGCCCCGTCAGTGTATGCAGCAGCGTTGCATCGGCCCAGGTGGCGGGCACATCGCCGGGTTGGATGTCGTGGAAGGTTTTGATCGCCTCCCGCCCGCAGGCGGTTTCGATGGCTGCGATGAAATCCAGCAGTTTGACGGGGCTGTCATTGCCGATGTTCACCACGCGAAATGGGGCATTGGGTGAAATACTGTCGCCCTCGACGGGGTTTGCGGGGTCCGGTATCGCGTCAGCAAGCGCAAGGATAGAGGCGACCAGATCATCCACATAGGTAAAGTCGCGTTGCATCTTGCCGTGGTTATAGACGTCGATGGGGTCACCGTTCAGGATCGCACGGGTGAATTTGAAATGCGCCATATCGGGGCGTCCCCACGGGCCGTAGACCGTAAAGAAACGGTACATCGTCGTGGGCAGGTTATAAAGGTGCGCATAGCTGTGGGCGAGGTTCTCGGTCGCCTTCTTTGTCGCTGCATAAAACGACATCTGGGTGTCGACCTTGTCGGTTTCGGCGTAGGGCAGTTTGGTGTTCGCCCCGTAAACCGAGGAGCTCGAGGCCAGCAGCATATGCTTGGGCGGGAAGGTGCGGGCAGCCTCAAGAAGTTCGAACGTGCCCATCAGGTTCGCCTCAACATAAGCGCGGGGCATCTGGATCGAATGGCGCACACCGGCTTGCGCGGCAAGGTGGATCACGATGTCGGGCCGGTGTTGTTCAAACAGGGTCAACAACACACCGGGCGTTTCGATTTTGTCGTTGACGACCTGAAACTGCGCATGTTCTAGCAGCATTTCCTGACGGCGCTGTTTGAGGGTTACATCATAGTAATCCGACATGCTGTCGATGCCCACAACGCGCCAACCGGCATCCAGCAGGGCAAGCGAGGTGAAGTAACCGACAAAACCGGAAGAACCTGTCACAAGGGCGGTTTTCACAGATCAATCTCCAAGGTGGCGTTGGGCGTGGCTGCGCGGGATTGGCACAGGATCATCGCCTCTTCGCGTTGCGCGGCGGACAGCACAAAATCGCGGTGTTCTACGGCCCCCTTAAGGACGCCGCATTTGCACACGCCGCAGATGCCATCGCTGCATTTGATGTCGACGGGCAATCCCGCAGCGATCAAAGCGTCCGATGCTGATTGATCCGCAGGTACGGCAATTTCACGACCCGATTTGAGGCGCAGGGTGAACGGATGGTTCACGTACTCCGGCAGTTCGGGCGTTGAGAAATACTCAAGATGCCGCTGCGCTTCGGGGATGTTTGAGGCGATTGCACTGTCCATAACGGCTTGCATGTAGGTATCGGGACCGCAGGTGTAAACATGTGCACCCTTTGGTAACGCAGACATGATCGCGGGCAAATCCGCGCGGCTGCCCTCATCCGACATGTGCAGGTGGACACGGCTGGCCCAAGGCATCGCTTTCAGAATGTCGCAAAAGGCCGCGGCAGCGCGGGTGCTGGCGGAATAATGCAGATCGAATGGCCGCCCAAGGGCGTGCAACCGGTGCGCAAAAGCAATCATTGGTGTCACTCCGATCCCGCCACCCATGAGCAGGGAATGGGGGGCGTCCTCGACCAGTTCAAAATGGTTCACGGGTTTGGAGACAAATACACGCCGGTTCGCGGTGAAGACGCGGTGCAGCAGGGAAGAACCGCCGCGCCCTTCGTCTTCGCGCAGCACCGCGATCTGGTATTTGGACCGGTCCGCCGGATCACTGAGCAGGGAATAGGGGCGCAGAAATTCGGGGGCGACAACCAGATCTAGATGGCCACCGGCGGTCCATGCTGGCAGGTCCGCCCCTTGCGGATCGCTAAAGGTGTAAAGCGTCACCGCATCGGTCAGCGCATCTACACCCGTGACGCGTAAATCCAGCACCGGCGCATCACCCGCCCCCTGATAAAGATGCAAATGATCCGTGTCGCCTGCGGCGGTCTTGGCTCGGTGCTCATCGGCACTGATCAAGGCCGCATGCGCGGCGATCCCCGCTTCGCGGTTCATCGGATCGGGATAGGGCCAAGGGTGCGGGGCCAGCGGTGCGGGATAAACGGCCAAGGTCTGATCTTCGAATTTCAGGTCCAGATCGGTCTGCAAATCGCGGGTGTTCACAGGTGCAGCAGGGGCGGCGAACCCGCCATCGGCTTTCATCTCAATGTCCCACCACCACTTTTTGACAGGGTTCAGCCCGCCATTGCCCAGCTTGTCGTCCAGTTTGGCCAGCATCGGTGCTGCCTTGGGGATGTGCATTGCCGCCCAGCGAAACGGGGCTTCGGCGAATAATCCTTCCAAATTCCAAGGGCAGGTTTTCATACAACGCCCACACATGCCGCCCCCTTGGTTGGTGATCCGGTAGGTGGCGCATTTCTGGCTGTCGGATTTCCAGATCTCATAGCCGTTGAACATTTTTTTAGGCCCTGCGGTGATCGCACCGGAGGGGCATTCGCGGGCGCATTTGTTGCAGGCTTCGCAGAACTTTTGCAGGCCAAAGTCGATCGGCATGTCATGTTCAACCGGCATGGTCGTGGTGACGACGCCCGATTTCAGACGCGGGCCAAGGAAGGGGTTCAGGATCACCTCGCCGATGCGGCTGACCTCGCCCAGACCGGCCAGCAGTAAAAGCGGCGGTTGCAACACATCACCATCCATCACCGTATGGGATTTGGAGGCATAGCCAAGGTTGCGCATGTGTTGGGCGATGATGCCGCCAATGATCGAAAACCGAAGGTAGGCGCGCATGCTTTGCGACACGCTGATCCAGTCATCACCTGACGAGCCATCAGTGGTTTCGAACCCCTGATCGATAATCAGCGACAGGGCCTGATCGTGGGGCGGCGTGATGGGCGTGCCGGTGGCATCATGGCTGTACCACGTCCAGTCGGGACAGGCCGATAGGCCGGAGGCATCGCTGCCAAGGAAATAACTGGCGGCCTTCAGGTTGGCGGCGTTGCGGGCGGGGTCCGCGCCTGATCGCTCAGCCGATACCGCGCCGTCCTGCAACAAAATCAATGCGCCCAGCAAGCGCCGTTGCGCCGCGGCGGGGGCGGATTTGACCACGTGCTGCCCGCCCTTCATCGCGTCCTGGACCTTTGGCCCCATGTCGCCGAACTGGCCACGGGCAAACAAATCGCTGCGCTTGGGCACGCGCGGCACGTTGGGCGCGTCGATATAGGTTGTCGGGTCGGGCACACGTTTCAGCGTTTCAAAAGGATGCGCGCCATCGACGTAATCGCGTTTTGCAAACGGATCGCTGGTGCCTGCGCGCAGCCCGCCATGGGTGCCAAGTTTCCATGACAACCCATTCAGGATGCCCTGCGGTTGTTCGGCCATTGGGGCAAGCGGCATGTCGGGGCTCAACACCATATCCGTGCTGACCACAGCCAGCCCGAAGCGCGTGCCAAGCCAAGGGTTCTGTAATGTTCCGTTTTCCCAAACCGCCAGACCGCTTGCGAGCGCACATGTGCCAAGGTTGATGTCCGATGTCGTCGCGGAATGGACGCGGGCGTCAAATCCAAGCTGGCGGATATAATCGGCGATCACGGTCGCGTTTTCCGTGGCGCGCAGTGCGGCGCGCTCGGCCTGTATATCGACGATCCAGTCCGTGCCGGATTCGTCAGGGCGCGGATCACGACCATAGGCGAACAGGATCACCACCGCGTGGCTGTGATCAGGCAGCGGCGGCACGGGCGTTGTTGCCGCCTCGCGCAGATTGGCCATGATCACGTCAACACCTGCGGCCAGCGTCTTGGTCTGGCGGCTGCGCAGATCTTCGGCCAGCGCTTCGGTGCCCGCGCTTTGACGCGGTTCGCCCAGACGGGCGGCATCGGGCAAGGCGCAAATACCCATCATCGAAGCATCGTTATAGTACCCGAAGGCCTTGATATGATTTGCTCTTTCCGTCGGATCTTTGGGAATTTCCGCGCGCACCGGATTGGCTTTTCCTGCGCGCAGCACGTCCATCATCGCCTGATAGGGAGCCATCGCATTGGCAATGCTCTGCGGTGTTTCCGGCCGCTCGAAACGGGTCTCGGGGAATGGAATATCGGGCATTTGCGCGGGCAGGCCAGAACGTCGTTGAAGCCGTTCAAGGGGATAGCCCCCCAAATGCAGCGGGCGGTTTTTGGAGGAGAAAATCTTCATTGTTCCGGCTTGCCATAGCACGGTGCAGAAAACCAGAGCCGCGCGCGCTGGCCAGTACAGACAAACCTGTTATCAAGAGGCACAGCAAGGAAAGGTCCGCAGATGAGCACCACCCATGAAGCAGATGAAGACATCCGCAATCGCGACATCAAAATCTATGTGAACGGCGATATCGTGCACCGCGATGCGGCGAAAGTGTCGGTTTATGACAGCGGTTTCATGCTGGGGGACGGCATCTGGGAAGGTATGAGGCTGTACGATGGCGTATGGGCCTTTTTCGACGAACATATGGACCGGTTTTTCAACTCCTGCAAAACCATTTCAATGGATGTGGGTATGGACAAGGCCGGCATCGCAGAGGCCATGCGCCAAACGGCCAAGGCCAATGGCATGACAGGTGATGTGCATTGCCGCCTGATGCTGACCCGTGGCATCAAAGACAAGCCGTTCCAGCATCCGCAGCTTAGTACCTCGGGGCCGACGTTGGTCATCATCATGGAGCACTCCAAACCCGTGGACCGGTTGCAATCGGCGGGCATCCGGCTGGCCACGGTGCCGCAGGTGCGCGGGTTGCCGATGGCGCAAGACCCCAAGCTGAATTCCCATTCCAAGCTGAACTGCATCATCGCCTGTTTGCAGGCAGAGGCGGCGGGCGCGGATGAGGGTTTGATGCTGGACCCGCAAGGATTTGTGAACACTACCAACGCGTGCAACTTCTTTATTGTGCGTCGGGGCGAGGTTTGGACCTCGACCGGGGATTACTGCATGAACGGGGTTACGCGGCAGAAGGTGATTGATCTGTGCCGCACAAATGGCATTCCGGTGTTTGAAAAGAACTTTTCGCTATATGAAACCTATGGTGCGGACGAGGCTTTTCTGACTGGCACGTTCGGCGCACAGACACCGGTGGCGGAAATTGACGGTAAACCGATTGGCACGGGCGAACGTCCCGTGACGGCCCGCATTCAGGCGCTGTACAAGGAGCTGATCCGCGCGCATGTGGCGGCGTTGTCTTAGGGTAAATCCCCGATCAGAATAGCGCGGAAATCATTGACATTCGTGCCGGTGGGACCGGTGACAAACAGATCATCCGTGGCCGCGAAAGCGCTGTAGGCATCATTGTGTTGCAGATGCGTTTGCGGGTCACTGCCGGCACGGCGCATCCTGTCTGCGGTGGTGCCATCGACGAAGGCACCTGCGTTATCCTCTGATCCGTCGATCCCGTCTGTGTCGGCGGCCAGCGCGTGCATTCCCGCCACCCCGTCCAGTGCCAGCGCCAGCGCGAGCTGGAATTCGCTGTTGCGCCCGCCGCGTCCCTTATGGCGCAGGGTGACGGTGGTTTCACCGCCGGACAACAAGACAACAGGTGCAGGATAGGGGAAACCGGTGTCGGCAACCTGACGCGCCAGCGCCGCATGTACTTGGGCGACATCGCGCGCTTCGCCCTCGATCCGGTCGGACATCACCCATGCGTTAACGCCTTTGGCGCGGGCGGCTTTCGCAGCCGCATCCAGTGAAATCGCGGCGGAGGCGATGATACGGGTTTCGTTGCGGTCGACCAGACGGGGCGCTTCGCCGTCGCACTGTGCGTCAAGGTGGGTCATCAACCGGTCGGGCAGGATGATCCCGCGGGCCCGTATCATCGCGGCAACGCTGCTTGGTTGTGGGCGTCCGGCCACGGTTGGTCCTGACGCAACTTCGCCCGCCGCGTCGCCGGGCACATCGGACACGATCAGGCTGCATACCTGCGCCGGAGCGGCCAGTTCTGCCAAGCGCCCGCCGTTGATACCGCTGAAACATTTGCGAATGTCGTTCATCACCGAGATCGGTGCGCCCGATGCCAACAGTGCCTCGTTCAGCTCTTGCAGGTCGGCCAGTTCCAACCCCTCCGGCGGATCAGGCAGCAGGGACGATCCACCGCCGCAAACCAGCGCAATCACCAGATCGTCAGGGCCAAGGCCGGTCACTGCCGCCTTTAACGCCTGCGCAGCTTGCAATCCGGCAGCGTCCGGCACCGGATGCGCGGCCTCCATCACTTTGATCGAAGTGCAAGGCGCGCCGTAGCCGTATCGCGTGACGATCACGCCTGAGTACGGCCCGTCCCAAAGTGCCTCGAAAGCCTGTGCCAGTTGCGCGGCCCCTTTGCCGGCACCAACCACCACCGTGCGGCCCTTGGGTTTGACGGGCAGGCGGCCTTGCAGTGCTTTTAACGGGTCCGCTGCCGCGACGGCACAGTCAAACAGATGGCTTAAAAAGGCGCGGCGCGTGTTGGTCATCAAAACTCCTGCGGGTCAACTGACCCCGAAAATATCGCGGGTGAACACCTTGTCTTCTACATCACTCAAATCGGCAGAGGCACGATTGGCAACGATCACATCGCATTCGGTCTTGAACGCTTCAAGATCGGTGACGACTTCGCAACCCATGAATTTCTTTTTACCCAGAGAAGGTTCATAAACCAGCACCCTGATCCCTGCATCGCGAATGTCGCGGATCACACCCTGCACCGAGGTCTGGCGGAAATTGTCTGAACCCGCTTTCATCACCAACCGGTGGATGCCCACCGTTTGCGGCCCCATTTCAATCACCTTGCTGGCGATATATTCCTTGCGCGTCTTATTGGCCTGAACCACGGCCCGCATCAGGTTTTGTGGCACATCCGAAAAGTTGGCCAGCAGTTGTTTGGTATCCTTGGGCAGACAGTATCCGCCATAGCCGAAGGACGGGTTGTTATAATGCGTGCCGA is part of the Sulfitobacter geojensis genome and harbors:
- a CDS encoding aminotransferase class IV; the encoded protein is MSTTHEADEDIRNRDIKIYVNGDIVHRDAAKVSVYDSGFMLGDGIWEGMRLYDGVWAFFDEHMDRFFNSCKTISMDVGMDKAGIAEAMRQTAKANGMTGDVHCRLMLTRGIKDKPFQHPQLSTSGPTLVIIMEHSKPVDRLQSAGIRLATVPQVRGLPMAQDPKLNSHSKLNCIIACLQAEAAGADEGLMLDPQGFVNTTNACNFFIVRRGEVWTSTGDYCMNGVTRQKVIDLCRTNGIPVFEKNFSLYETYGADEAFLTGTFGAQTPVAEIDGKPIGTGERPVTARIQALYKELIRAHVAALS
- a CDS encoding glycerate kinase type-2 family protein: MTNTRRAFLSHLFDCAVAAADPLKALQGRLPVKPKGRTVVVGAGKGAAQLAQAFEALWDGPYSGVIVTRYGYGAPCTSIKVMEAAHPVPDAAGLQAAQALKAAVTGLGPDDLVIALVCGGGSSLLPDPPEGLELADLQELNEALLASGAPISVMNDIRKCFSGINGGRLAELAAPAQVCSLIVSDVPGDAAGEVASGPTVAGRPQPSSVAAMIRARGIILPDRLMTHLDAQCDGEAPRLVDRNETRIIASAAISLDAAAKAARAKGVNAWVMSDRIEGEARDVAQVHAALARQVADTGFPYPAPVVLLSGGETTVTLRHKGRGGRNSEFQLALALALDGVAGMHALAADTDGIDGSEDNAGAFVDGTTADRMRRAGSDPQTHLQHNDAYSAFAATDDLFVTGPTGTNVNDFRAILIGDLP
- a CDS encoding 2Fe-2S iron-sulfur cluster-binding protein; this translates as MKIFSSKNRPLHLGGYPLERLQRRSGLPAQMPDIPFPETRFERPETPQSIANAMAPYQAMMDVLRAGKANPVRAEIPKDPTERANHIKAFGYYNDASMMGICALPDAARLGEPRQSAGTEALAEDLRSRQTKTLAAGVDVIMANLREAATTPVPPLPDHSHAVVILFAYGRDPRPDESGTDWIVDIQAERAALRATENATVIADYIRQLGFDARVHSATTSDINLGTCALASGLAVWENGTLQNPWLGTRFGLAVVSTDMVLSPDMPLAPMAEQPQGILNGLSWKLGTHGGLRAGTSDPFAKRDYVDGAHPFETLKRVPDPTTYIDAPNVPRVPKRSDLFARGQFGDMGPKVQDAMKGGQHVVKSAPAAAQRRLLGALILLQDGAVSAERSGADPARNAANLKAASYFLGSDASGLSACPDWTWYSHDATGTPITPPHDQALSLIIDQGFETTDGSSGDDWISVSQSMRAYLRFSIIGGIIAQHMRNLGYASKSHTVMDGDVLQPPLLLLAGLGEVSRIGEVILNPFLGPRLKSGVVTTTMPVEHDMPIDFGLQKFCEACNKCARECPSGAITAGPKKMFNGYEIWKSDSQKCATYRITNQGGGMCGRCMKTCPWNLEGLFAEAPFRWAAMHIPKAAPMLAKLDDKLGNGGLNPVKKWWWDIEMKADGGFAAPAAPVNTRDLQTDLDLKFEDQTLAVYPAPLAPHPWPYPDPMNREAGIAAHAALISADEHRAKTAAGDTDHLHLYQGAGDAPVLDLRVTGVDALTDAVTLYTFSDPQGADLPAWTAGGHLDLVVAPEFLRPYSLLSDPADRSKYQIAVLREDEGRGGSSLLHRVFTANRRVFVSKPVNHFELVEDAPHSLLMGGGIGVTPMIAFAHRLHALGRPFDLHYSASTRAAAAFCDILKAMPWASRVHLHMSDEGSRADLPAIMSALPKGAHVYTCGPDTYMQAVMDSAIASNIPEAQRHLEYFSTPELPEYVNHPFTLRLKSGREIAVPADQSASDALIAAGLPVDIKCSDGICGVCKCGVLKGAVEHRDFVLSAAQREEAMILCQSRAATPNATLEIDL